One genomic window of Paenisporosarcina antarctica includes the following:
- a CDS encoding malate synthase G — protein MIRKNGLKIAREFYQFVEEEALPGSEVSSESFWLGFSKLIEEMSPKNRELLTTRNEFQEKIDQWHKQNSWSENRENYESFLKDIGYWEAKGESFKINTINVDDEITIQAGPQLVVPVNNARYAINAANARWGSLYDALYGTDAIDEQNGAVKGATYNPVRGQKVVDFARKFLDQVAPLEKGTHTLSTEYRIEQDQLVIIQGSEKTVLQEPSKFIGFNGDKASPTTILLQNNGLHVEMQFDRYHPIGKTDLAGVKDLLIESALTTIMDCEDSVTAVDAEDKVCVYQNWLGLMNGTLTATFKKGQRDVTRTLDGDRKYHTVSGAEIILRGRSLLLVRNVGHLMTSNMILDQQDQEVPEGIIDTVITSLLAKHEILNKGIHSNSEKGSVYIVKPKMHGSAEVAFANELFNRVEDLLGLDRYTVKIGVMDEERRTSLNLENCIREVKERIVFINTGFLDRTGDEIHTSMQAGPVIRKSEMKNSRWLQSYEKSNVDTGLTCGLQGRAQIGKGMWAMPDLMKDMLEQKIGHLQAGGNTAWVPSPTAATLHALHYHQLSVTSIQQSLISEIKDRSTDILTLPLAAGEWSTSDIQQELDNNAQGLLGYVVRWVEHGVGCSKVPDIHNIGLMEDRATLRISSQHMTNWLHHGVCTKNQILETLKRMAKVVDEQNSTDPLYQPMSVNFDESIAFQAACELIFEGESQPSGYTEPILHRRRQEFKARIFATK, from the coding sequence GTGATTAGAAAAAATGGTTTGAAAATCGCAAGAGAATTTTATCAGTTTGTTGAAGAAGAGGCATTGCCAGGTAGCGAAGTTTCTAGTGAGTCATTTTGGTTGGGGTTTAGTAAGCTCATTGAGGAAATGAGCCCAAAGAACCGAGAACTGTTAACGACTAGAAATGAGTTCCAGGAAAAAATTGATCAATGGCATAAGCAAAATAGTTGGTCTGAAAACCGAGAAAATTATGAGTCGTTTTTAAAAGATATTGGTTATTGGGAGGCTAAAGGAGAGTCCTTTAAGATTAATACTATAAATGTAGATGATGAAATTACCATACAGGCAGGACCTCAGCTTGTTGTACCAGTCAATAATGCGCGCTATGCCATTAATGCAGCAAATGCGAGGTGGGGAAGCTTATATGATGCTCTTTATGGAACAGATGCAATTGATGAACAAAATGGCGCGGTAAAAGGAGCTACATATAATCCAGTTAGAGGACAAAAAGTTGTTGACTTTGCACGTAAATTTTTAGATCAAGTTGCTCCTTTAGAGAAAGGGACGCACACTCTTTCGACTGAATATCGAATTGAACAGGATCAACTTGTCATTATTCAAGGTAGCGAGAAAACTGTTTTACAAGAGCCATCTAAATTTATCGGATTTAATGGAGATAAGGCTTCTCCAACAACAATTCTACTTCAAAACAATGGGTTGCATGTAGAGATGCAATTTGATCGATATCATCCAATTGGAAAGACAGATCTAGCTGGTGTAAAAGACTTACTAATTGAATCTGCTTTAACGACAATTATGGATTGCGAGGATTCAGTGACAGCAGTTGATGCAGAAGACAAAGTATGTGTGTATCAAAATTGGCTAGGGCTTATGAATGGAACCTTAACTGCAACATTTAAAAAGGGTCAGCGTGATGTAACCAGAACGTTAGATGGTGATAGAAAGTATCACACGGTAAGTGGGGCAGAAATTATTTTACGTGGGCGTTCACTATTACTTGTGCGCAATGTTGGTCATTTAATGACATCTAATATGATTTTAGATCAACAAGATCAGGAAGTTCCAGAAGGAATTATAGATACCGTGATTACTAGTTTACTTGCCAAACATGAAATATTAAATAAAGGAATTCATAGTAATTCCGAAAAGGGTTCTGTATATATCGTGAAGCCGAAAATGCATGGCTCAGCAGAAGTTGCATTTGCCAATGAGTTGTTTAATCGGGTAGAAGATCTTCTTGGCCTTGACCGTTATACGGTGAAAATTGGTGTAATGGATGAAGAACGAAGAACATCATTAAATCTTGAAAACTGTATACGTGAAGTGAAAGAACGAATTGTTTTCATTAACACAGGATTTTTGGATCGAACGGGAGATGAAATTCATACTTCGATGCAGGCTGGTCCAGTAATTCGTAAAAGTGAGATGAAAAACTCCAGATGGCTTCAGTCCTATGAAAAATCAAATGTAGACACAGGTTTAACTTGTGGGCTTCAAGGACGTGCGCAAATCGGCAAAGGTATGTGGGCGATGCCTGATCTCATGAAGGATATGTTAGAACAGAAAATTGGTCATTTACAAGCGGGAGGAAATACAGCCTGGGTACCATCTCCAACTGCAGCAACTTTGCACGCTCTACACTACCATCAATTGTCTGTTACGAGTATTCAACAAAGCTTAATAAGTGAGATAAAAGATAGAAGTACTGATATTTTAACGCTGCCACTAGCTGCGGGCGAATGGTCAACGAGTGACATCCAACAAGAGCTTGATAACAATGCGCAAGGGCTTCTTGGTTACGTGGTCCGTTGGGTAGAGCATGGTGTTGGCTGTTCAAAGGTTCCTGATATTCATAATATTGGGTTAATGGAAGACAGAGCGACACTGCGTATTTCAAGTCAGCATATGACAAATTGGCTTCATCATGGTGTATGTACAAAAAATCAAATACTAGAAACGTTAAAGAGAATGGCTAAAGTTGTTGATGAACAAAACAGTACAGATCCACTATATCAACCTATGTCAGTTAATTTTGACGAATCTATTGCTTTCCAAGCAGCCTGTGAACTTATCTTTGAAGGGGAAAGCCAGCCAAGCGGATACACTGAACCTATTTTACATCGTAGACGCCAAGAGTTTAAGGCGCGTATATTTGCTACAAAGTAG
- a CDS encoding MFS transporter, protein MPSSTPYTIKDRGFWRIVAGLLLASLFIFAALYTVQPLLPVFVDEFDVTVATASLSISLTVIGLIIGLVLLGFLSDRYGRTLSIKFSLLFAAFPFFLIPFFDSFELLLLFRLIQGFALAGVPAAAIAYMAEEIDRRHVGFAMGLYIASNALGGLIGRVVTGFITDHSSWETTFNILGISGVVLFGAVFFLLPASRRFTSDDLLLSDDLKGFLVHLKNPLLLSIFGFGIILQLSFTGIWTFMPFHLQNPPFNLSLQELSMLYFAYGFGVVGSPIAGNLAIRFGLDRIRFIAILTLSLGAFLTIFSSFAVIAIGLCLNCLGFFIAHSLTATTVSQKAMHHKGSASSLYLVAYYVGVAAGSSLLSPIWTNFGWIGIVAFASLLPIFYLFVTIFMFPTNKKEAFL, encoded by the coding sequence ATGCCCTCCTCTACTCCTTACACAATCAAAGATCGAGGTTTCTGGCGTATTGTAGCTGGATTACTATTAGCCTCACTTTTTATCTTTGCGGCACTCTATACAGTCCAGCCTTTATTGCCCGTTTTTGTAGATGAATTTGATGTAACGGTTGCCACAGCAAGTCTATCTATATCACTGACGGTTATCGGATTAATTATAGGACTTGTTTTACTTGGCTTTTTGTCAGATCGCTATGGACGCACACTTTCTATCAAATTTTCTTTGCTGTTTGCTGCGTTTCCATTCTTTCTCATCCCATTCTTTGATTCATTTGAGTTGCTGCTATTGTTTAGATTGATTCAAGGATTCGCCCTTGCAGGAGTACCTGCTGCGGCAATTGCATACATGGCCGAAGAAATCGATCGGCGCCACGTTGGATTTGCTATGGGGCTTTATATTGCTAGCAATGCTCTTGGCGGTTTAATTGGACGAGTAGTGACAGGATTTATAACGGACCACTCTTCGTGGGAAACTACTTTTAATATCCTTGGGATCAGCGGAGTTGTTTTATTTGGAGCGGTATTTTTTCTACTCCCTGCATCAAGACGATTTACTTCAGATGATTTGCTCTTATCGGACGACCTAAAAGGATTTCTTGTACACTTAAAAAATCCTTTATTGTTGTCAATCTTCGGTTTCGGCATCATTTTGCAGCTTTCATTTACAGGAATCTGGACTTTCATGCCTTTTCATTTGCAGAATCCTCCATTCAACCTATCCCTTCAAGAACTGTCAATGCTGTATTTTGCTTATGGCTTCGGGGTAGTGGGCTCGCCAATCGCTGGGAATTTAGCAATCCGCTTCGGTCTTGACCGTATTCGATTCATTGCCATTTTAACTTTATCATTAGGGGCATTCCTAACCATTTTCAGCTCTTTCGCAGTTATTGCAATAGGACTTTGCTTGAATTGTCTCGGATTTTTCATTGCCCATTCGCTTACAGCTACAACCGTGAGCCAAAAAGCGATGCATCATAAAGGCAGTGCTTCAAGCCTATACTTAGTCGCGTATTATGTGGGTGTAGCAGCAGGAAGCTCACTTCTTAGCCCAATTTGGACGAACTTCGGTTGGATAGGTATAGTAGCATTCGCGTCCTTACTTCCCATTTTTTATTTATTTGTCACTATTTTTATGTTTCCAACTAATAAAAAAGAAGCTTTCCTCTAG
- a CDS encoding FMN-binding glutamate synthase family protein, with the protein MMGKLIYIPVHKICFKGVEYLYVFIMGLLAGIISSLLLILVLVRPLIKWVFGHVTKLIMTESYEENIWEVVTASRRFSPITNVENSLRAESGKTIERPFGTARKFLNFDGLIFSPAQLATLPTSETTYIDTKIVIGPCANKPLRLDIPILLGAMGYGVGVSEKVRIAFAKGTAAVGTATNAGEGGYLPEDRKNAKYLIIQYGKAKWSKEHEILKQGDAIEIHIGQGAHASAASEILPEALKGRSREIMGIKPGDNAIIPSRHKEINHKDDLKPLVKYLREVTGGVPIGVKICVGHKLEEDMESCIHAEVDFISIDGGQGGSKGSAPILEDDFGLPTIYALSRAVQYLQKRKVKDKISLLVGGGFFTPGDCFKALALGANAVYMGSAPLWAMTHTQLMKSMPFEPPTQLTFDSGKLKDKFDEEEAAIYLEKFFLSFVDEMKTAVQSLGKTSITDVNIEDLVALDEVTSNITKVPLAYQHNEKINKRKL; encoded by the coding sequence ATGATGGGGAAACTCATCTATATACCAGTACATAAAATTTGTTTTAAGGGTGTGGAGTATTTGTATGTCTTCATAATGGGATTACTTGCAGGAATCATTTCATCGCTCTTATTAATTCTGGTACTCGTTCGACCTCTCATAAAATGGGTTTTTGGACATGTTACAAAACTTATAATGACGGAGAGCTATGAAGAAAATATATGGGAAGTTGTTACGGCATCTAGACGATTTTCCCCAATCACAAATGTTGAAAATAGTTTGCGAGCAGAATCAGGAAAAACCATTGAAAGACCCTTTGGTACGGCACGAAAATTCTTGAATTTTGATGGACTTATTTTTTCTCCCGCGCAACTTGCTACTTTACCAACTTCAGAAACCACTTATATTGATACAAAAATAGTAATAGGACCCTGTGCCAATAAACCATTAAGATTAGACATCCCAATTTTACTTGGCGCTATGGGCTATGGGGTTGGAGTCAGTGAGAAAGTAAGAATTGCATTTGCAAAAGGGACTGCTGCTGTGGGGACGGCAACGAATGCAGGAGAAGGTGGATATTTACCAGAAGACCGTAAAAATGCCAAGTATCTGATTATCCAATATGGGAAAGCAAAATGGTCAAAAGAGCATGAGATTTTAAAACAAGGGGATGCCATTGAAATTCATATTGGGCAAGGGGCTCACGCTTCTGCGGCCTCTGAAATTTTGCCTGAAGCTTTGAAGGGAAGATCCAGAGAAATCATGGGAATAAAGCCAGGGGACAATGCCATAATTCCCTCGCGACACAAAGAAATTAATCACAAAGATGATCTTAAACCGCTAGTGAAATATCTTCGAGAAGTGACAGGTGGTGTCCCGATAGGTGTTAAAATTTGTGTTGGACATAAGCTTGAAGAAGACATGGAAAGCTGTATCCATGCTGAAGTGGACTTTATTTCTATAGATGGTGGTCAAGGTGGCTCGAAAGGGTCTGCACCAATACTAGAAGACGATTTTGGACTTCCAACGATATATGCTTTGTCACGCGCTGTTCAATATTTACAGAAAAGAAAGGTTAAAGATAAAATAAGTCTGCTCGTTGGAGGCGGATTCTTTACACCAGGAGATTGTTTTAAAGCACTTGCTCTTGGTGCGAATGCTGTTTATATGGGATCAGCTCCGCTATGGGCGATGACTCATACTCAATTAATGAAAAGCATGCCCTTTGAGCCACCCACACAATTGACCTTTGATTCCGGTAAGTTGAAAGATAAATTCGATGAAGAAGAAGCAGCTATTTATCTCGAAAAGTTTTTCCTTTCCTTTGTGGATGAGATGAAAACAGCCGTTCAATCTCTTGGTAAAACGTCCATTACGGATGTCAATATCGAGGATTTAGTGGCTTTGGATGAAGTAACAAGCAATATTACTAAAGTGCCTTTAGCCTATCAACACAATGAGAAAATAAATAAAAGAAAACTTTAA
- a CDS encoding FMN-binding glutamate synthase family protein — protein MYVFIIGLLAGIIISLVLVLVFVRPLIKWVFGYITKLIMTESYEENIWEVVTASRRFHPITNVENSLRAESGKTIERPFGTARKFLNFDGLIFTPAQLATLPTSETIYIDTKIVIGPCAKKPLRLDIPILLGAMGYGVGVSEKVRIAMAKGTAAVGTATNTGKGGFLPEDRKNAKYLIIQYGKAKWSKEPEILKQGDAIEIHIGQGAEASAPYEISPEKLKGKSRGIMGLNPSENAVIPSRHKEINHKDDLKPLVKHLREVTGGVPIGVKICAGNKLEEDMESCINAEVDFISIDGGQAGTHGSAPILEDDFGLPTIYALSRAIQYLEKRKVKDKISLLVGGGFFTPGDCFKALALGANAVYMGTAPLWAMNHTQLLKTMPFEPPTQLTFDSGKLKDKFDEEEGAKSLEKFFLSFVDEMKTAVQSLGKTSITEVNTEDLVAIDELTSHITKIPLAYQHNQKTNNRRF, from the coding sequence TTGTATGTCTTCATAATTGGATTGCTTGCAGGAATCATTATATCGCTCGTATTAGTTTTAGTATTTGTTCGACCTCTCATAAAATGGGTTTTCGGATATATTACAAAACTTATAATGACGGAGAGCTATGAAGAAAATATATGGGAGGTTGTTACGGCTTCTAGACGTTTTCATCCCATCACTAATGTTGAAAATAGTTTGCGAGCAGAATCAGGAAAAACCATTGAAAGACCCTTTGGTACGGCACGAAAATTCCTGAATTTTGATGGACTTATTTTTACTCCCGCGCAACTTGCAACACTACCAACTTCTGAAACCATTTATATTGATACAAAAATAGTGATAGGGCCCTGTGCCAAAAAACCATTAAGGTTAGACATTCCTATTTTACTGGGCGCGATGGGCTATGGGGTTGGAGTTAGTGAGAAAGTAAGGATTGCTATGGCAAAAGGGACGGCTGCTGTAGGCACGGCAACGAATACAGGAAAAGGTGGATTTTTACCAGAAGACCGTAAAAATGCCAAGTACCTAATTATTCAATATGGTAAAGCAAAATGGTCAAAAGAGCCGGAGATTTTAAAACAAGGGGACGCCATTGAAATTCATATTGGTCAAGGGGCGGAAGCTTCTGCGCCATATGAAATTTCACCCGAAAAATTAAAGGGGAAATCAAGAGGAATCATGGGATTAAATCCAAGTGAAAATGCTGTTATCCCATCGCGACACAAAGAAATTAATCACAAAGATGACCTTAAACCACTTGTGAAACATCTTCGAGAAGTGACCGGTGGTGTTCCAATAGGTGTTAAAATTTGTGCTGGTAATAAGCTTGAAGAAGATATGGAAAGCTGCATCAACGCTGAAGTGGACTTTATTTCTATAGATGGTGGTCAAGCGGGCACCCATGGATCTGCACCAATCCTAGAAGACGACTTTGGACTTCCGACGATATATGCTTTGTCGCGCGCTATTCAATATTTAGAAAAAAGAAAGGTTAAAGATAAAATAAGTCTGTTGGTTGGAGGAGGTTTCTTTACACCAGGAGATTGTTTTAAAGCACTTGCTCTTGGTGCCAATGCAGTTTATATGGGAACGGCGCCGCTTTGGGCGATGAATCATACACAGTTATTAAAAACCATGCCATTTGAGCCACCCACACAATTGACATTTGATTCCGGTAAGTTGAAAGATAAATTTGATGAAGAAGAAGGAGCTAAAAGTCTCGAAAAGTTTTTTCTTTCCTTTGTGGATGAGATGAAAACAGCCGTTCAATCTCTTGGTAAAACGTCCATTACGGAGGTTAATACGGAGGATTTAGTGGCCATAGATGAGTTAACAAGCCATATTACTAAAATACCTTTAGCGTATCAACACAATCAGAAAACAAACAATAGAAGATTTTAA
- a CDS encoding penicillin-binding transpeptidase domain-containing protein produces MYKKLTGVLSILFIILLSGCQEKVTPEDRLAEYVVHWNEGEFADMYSDYLNKGTKDVFETENFVARQEKIHSDFSIENVEVTYKKPDEDTEWNTKEPAKFDVQVKMDTVAGPVEFEKTMTWIYETHDETENWFVEWDTSFIFPELGEKDAVGIYTSKPARGGILDRNGLPIAINGKGEEVGVVPEKFTDEASKTKLAKLLGTSVEYIERQLNQGWVRPADFVPISKVAKHETVLLEQAIEISGVTYRETPMREYPYGEALSHLSGYIGVITAEQLEKRKDKGYTEADLIGREGMEQLLEDKLRGTSGVRIYIQPPEKEAKTITVAEKSAVDGETISLTIDAELQKTTYEAMKGEAGNSAAVDPKTGEMLTLVSSPGFDPSEMMLGISGDRYKELQENPLNPLLARFTRTYAPGSTLKPMTAAIGMEAGTLDPAKGLTINGKSWQKEESWGNYRVTRVHDEAPNPIDLNKALVYSDNIYFAQQALDMGSNTFVEGLNNFGFGEEVPFVSYLKPSQISTDGKLGSLGQLADTSFGQGEMLTNIVHLASMYEVFITDGVMYKPTLLLADEKGQVWKDGLLSAENAAILRTSLRNVVVDGYAQEANLPSIPLAGKTGTTELKAAGEVDGKQNGFFVAYNSENPTFILAMMIESVEDNGGSAYVAELASTVFEKHN; encoded by the coding sequence ATGTACAAAAAATTAACTGGAGTTCTCTCCATTTTATTTATTATTCTCCTATCAGGTTGTCAAGAGAAGGTGACACCAGAGGATCGGTTGGCAGAATACGTAGTCCACTGGAATGAAGGGGAATTCGCTGACATGTATAGCGACTATCTAAACAAAGGGACGAAAGATGTATTTGAGACCGAAAACTTTGTGGCGCGCCAAGAAAAAATACATAGTGATTTTTCTATCGAAAACGTAGAAGTAACATATAAGAAACCTGACGAAGATACGGAATGGAACACCAAAGAGCCGGCAAAATTTGATGTTCAAGTGAAAATGGATACAGTTGCTGGACCAGTGGAATTCGAGAAAACGATGACGTGGATCTACGAAACTCATGATGAAACAGAAAATTGGTTTGTGGAGTGGGATACATCATTCATTTTCCCTGAACTTGGAGAGAAGGATGCGGTAGGTATTTATACCAGTAAGCCGGCTCGGGGGGGAATTCTTGACCGAAACGGACTACCCATTGCGATAAATGGTAAAGGGGAAGAAGTAGGCGTTGTGCCAGAAAAATTCACGGATGAAGCAAGTAAGACGAAGCTGGCAAAGCTATTAGGTACATCTGTTGAGTATATTGAGCGTCAGTTAAACCAGGGGTGGGTAAGACCGGCTGATTTTGTGCCGATATCAAAAGTAGCGAAACATGAAACCGTATTATTGGAACAGGCCATTGAAATCTCAGGAGTCACATACAGAGAGACACCGATGCGTGAGTATCCTTACGGAGAAGCATTGTCCCATTTATCTGGTTATATCGGAGTTATTACAGCTGAACAATTGGAGAAGCGAAAAGACAAAGGATATACAGAAGCTGACCTCATAGGCCGTGAAGGGATGGAGCAATTACTGGAAGATAAACTTCGTGGTACGAGCGGAGTGCGTATTTACATCCAGCCACCTGAAAAAGAAGCTAAGACAATTACCGTTGCTGAAAAATCAGCTGTAGACGGGGAAACGATATCGTTGACGATTGATGCAGAGTTGCAGAAAACTACTTATGAAGCCATGAAAGGTGAAGCAGGAAATAGTGCTGCTGTAGATCCGAAAACCGGCGAAATGCTTACTCTTGTCAGTTCACCGGGGTTTGATCCGAGTGAAATGATGTTGGGTATTAGTGGAGATAGATACAAGGAACTTCAGGAAAACCCTCTAAATCCGTTGTTAGCAAGATTTACAAGAACTTATGCACCAGGTTCAACATTAAAACCGATGACTGCTGCAATTGGTATGGAAGCAGGAACACTTGACCCGGCAAAAGGGTTAACGATTAATGGGAAGTCATGGCAAAAGGAGGAATCCTGGGGCAACTACCGGGTAACGCGAGTCCATGATGAAGCACCAAATCCGATTGATTTGAACAAAGCACTCGTTTATTCTGACAATATTTATTTTGCGCAACAAGCGCTTGATATGGGAAGCAATACATTTGTGGAGGGACTAAATAATTTCGGATTTGGTGAAGAAGTTCCGTTTGTCTCTTACTTGAAACCTTCACAGATTTCAACGGATGGTAAGCTAGGTTCACTCGGACAACTTGCAGATACATCGTTTGGACAAGGGGAGATGTTGACAAATATTGTCCATCTTGCTTCGATGTATGAAGTCTTTATAACGGACGGTGTGATGTACAAGCCTACGTTATTACTAGCTGATGAAAAAGGGCAAGTGTGGAAAGACGGACTTTTGAGCGCTGAAAATGCAGCAATTTTACGGACAAGCTTACGTAATGTTGTCGTGGATGGCTATGCACAGGAGGCCAATCTTCCATCCATACCACTCGCTGGAAAAACGGGTACAACTGAATTAAAAGCAGCAGGAGAAGTTGATGGCAAGCAAAATGGATTTTTTGTTGCGTATAACTCCGAAAACCCCACATTTATACTTGCGATGATGATCGAAAGTGTGGAAGATAATGGCGGCAGTGCTTACGTCGCGGAACTTGCCTCAACTGTATTTGAAAAACACAATTAG
- a CDS encoding alpha/beta fold hydrolase, whose protein sequence is MNTDILKRNRVNVSGNGSKTIVFAHGFGCDQLVWNEVAPFFKKDYKVVLFDYVGSGNSDKSQYSTERYNSLQGYAQDLIEVCDALNLTNIVFVGHSVSSMIGVLASNERPDLMEKLIMISPSPHYLNESHYRGGFEKSDIDELLDMMEKNYKEWAKYLAPVAMGNEERPGLTKDFEKQLCSNDPVIARQFAEVTFSSDVRNELYKVATPTLILQTENDAIAPVEVGEFVHWKISNSEFVLMQATGHNPHITYPEETVTCIKAFLAK, encoded by the coding sequence ATGAATACAGATATATTGAAACGTAATCGAGTAAATGTTAGTGGAAATGGATCTAAGACGATTGTCTTTGCTCATGGGTTTGGTTGTGATCAACTAGTATGGAATGAAGTTGCTCCATTTTTTAAAAAGGATTATAAAGTAGTTTTGTTTGATTATGTGGGTTCAGGCAATAGTGATAAATCGCAGTATTCCACGGAACGTTATAATTCGCTTCAAGGTTATGCACAGGATTTAATTGAAGTTTGTGATGCACTTAATTTAACGAATATTGTGTTTGTAGGACATTCAGTAAGTAGTATGATTGGGGTTCTAGCTTCTAATGAACGACCAGATTTGATGGAGAAATTAATTATGATTAGCCCTTCTCCACATTATCTAAATGAATCTCATTATCGCGGTGGTTTTGAAAAATCTGATATTGATGAACTACTTGATATGATGGAAAAGAACTATAAAGAGTGGGCAAAGTATTTAGCCCCTGTAGCTATGGGAAATGAAGAAAGACCCGGATTGACAAAAGACTTTGAGAAACAGTTATGTTCAAATGACCCAGTGATTGCTAGACAGTTTGCGGAAGTAACATTTTCTTCTGATGTACGTAATGAGCTTTATAAGGTGGCAACACCTACGTTGATTTTGCAAACAGAAAATGATGCCATTGCACCAGTTGAAGTAGGAGAGTTTGTACACTGGAAAATTTCTAATAGTGAGTTTGTTCTCATGCAAGCAACAGGTCATAATCCACATATTACCTACCCCGAGGAAACAGTTACTTGTATTAAAGCATTTTTGGCAAAGTAG
- a CDS encoding GGDEF domain-containing protein — translation MEEQLNLAPFGYLVMDTRLRILDTNQTLQDWINLQDTPSHMHDLLTIASRIYFQTYFPPSIKMHGKVNEMYLTLKAGNEKIPILMNAVVRNQQYECVFVQMKERDEYENELLLAKRSAEKIRQDTEDAFKKLQGLMESVEGKQQELLEMNTQLQELVTTDPLTGLKNRRFLNTKLLEYVEIAKIEQSPFSLLLIDVDYFKRVNDTYGHPTGDAVLQELSWKLQSEARDSDIVARMGGEEFIIILPYTNKKEAQVIAERIRLNIDHGNWENTRITVSIGVTTYEINDNANNLISRADEALYQSKKDGRNRVSIC, via the coding sequence ATGGAAGAACAGCTGAATTTAGCACCCTTTGGTTATTTGGTGATGGATACAAGGTTGCGAATTTTAGATACGAATCAAACGTTACAAGATTGGATTAACTTACAAGATACCCCAAGCCATATGCATGATCTCTTGACAATCGCATCACGCATTTATTTTCAAACGTACTTTCCCCCTTCAATTAAGATGCATGGCAAAGTAAATGAAATGTATTTAACTTTGAAGGCTGGAAACGAAAAAATACCAATATTGATGAATGCAGTGGTTCGAAACCAGCAATATGAATGTGTATTTGTACAAATGAAAGAGCGAGATGAGTATGAAAATGAACTTCTTTTAGCGAAACGAAGTGCTGAAAAAATTCGTCAAGATACTGAGGATGCGTTTAAGAAATTACAAGGGTTAATGGAATCAGTCGAAGGTAAGCAACAAGAATTGTTGGAAATGAATACTCAGCTACAAGAGTTAGTAACAACAGACCCATTAACTGGATTGAAAAATCGACGCTTTCTAAATACGAAACTTCTGGAATACGTGGAGATTGCGAAGATCGAACAATCACCTTTCTCCTTGTTATTAATCGATGTCGATTACTTTAAACGTGTTAATGATACGTATGGTCATCCAACTGGTGATGCGGTGTTGCAAGAGTTGTCTTGGAAGCTTCAAAGTGAAGCAAGAGATTCTGATATTGTTGCGCGTATGGGTGGAGAAGAGTTCATAATCATTCTTCCATATACGAACAAAAAAGAGGCTCAAGTCATTGCAGAGCGAATTCGGTTAAATATTGACCATGGAAATTGGGAAAATACGAGGATAACAGTCAGTATTGGCGTTACTACATACGAAATAAATGACAATGCCAATAATTTAATTTCAAGAGCTGACGAAGCTCTTTATCAATCGAAAAAAGATGGAAGAAATCGTGTATCTATATGTTAA